The following proteins come from a genomic window of Paenibacillus sp. CAA11:
- the narH gene encoding nitrate reductase subunit beta, whose translation MKIKAQIGMVMNLDKCIGCHTCSVTCKTTWTNRKGAEYIWFNNVETKPGIGYPKRWEDQEQYKGGWELRKGKLELKAGNKLSKVALGKIFYNPDMPEMKDYYEPWTYNYDHLTQAKEQKHSPVAKPHSAVTGEKMNLEWGPNWEDDLAGAHVTGPLDPNIKKIEEEIKFNFEKSFMMYLPRLCEHCLNPSCVASCPSGAMYKRDEDGIVLVDQEACRGWRYCMTGCPYKKVYFNWQTNKAEKCTFCFPRVEAGLPTVCSETCTGRIRYLGVLLYDADRVLEAASAPDEKDLYKEQCDLFLDPNDPEVIAQARRDGISEDWIEAAQNSPVYKLAIEYKLAFPLHPEYRTLPMVWYVPPLSPIMNYFEGKDSIKNPDAIFSAIEEMRTPIEYLANLLTAGDTVTVKESLQRMAMMRSYMRSKSSGMEFDNSRLERVGLTAQQTEEMYRLLAIAKYEDRFVIPSSHKEEHMNPYRAQGSAGFNHVMGDVGVGQGCSGCGAVQSMNQSPVKTEESGKEFGENFYGGIWRD comes from the coding sequence TTGAAGATTAAAGCACAAATCGGAATGGTCATGAACTTAGATAAATGTATCGGCTGCCACACCTGCAGCGTAACTTGTAAAACAACCTGGACAAACCGCAAAGGCGCTGAATATATCTGGTTTAACAACGTAGAGACCAAGCCTGGGATCGGTTACCCGAAGCGCTGGGAAGACCAGGAACAGTATAAAGGCGGCTGGGAGCTGCGCAAGGGCAAGCTGGAGCTGAAGGCAGGGAATAAGCTCTCCAAGGTTGCGCTCGGTAAGATTTTCTATAACCCTGATATGCCTGAAATGAAAGATTACTATGAGCCATGGACCTATAACTATGACCATCTGACTCAAGCCAAGGAACAGAAGCATTCCCCGGTAGCTAAGCCGCATTCCGCGGTAACCGGGGAGAAAATGAATCTGGAATGGGGACCGAACTGGGAGGATGATCTCGCTGGAGCCCATGTCACTGGACCGCTTGACCCTAACATTAAGAAGATTGAGGAAGAGATCAAGTTCAATTTTGAAAAGTCGTTCATGATGTATCTTCCCCGGCTCTGTGAGCATTGCTTGAATCCAAGCTGCGTGGCTTCTTGTCCATCGGGAGCCATGTATAAGCGGGACGAGGACGGTATCGTCCTCGTAGATCAGGAAGCGTGCCGGGGCTGGAGATACTGCATGACAGGCTGCCCTTATAAGAAGGTTTACTTCAACTGGCAGACGAATAAGGCAGAGAAGTGCACCTTCTGCTTCCCTCGGGTAGAAGCAGGCCTGCCAACCGTGTGCTCTGAAACCTGCACCGGACGAATTCGTTATTTAGGTGTTCTGCTCTATGATGCCGATCGCGTGCTCGAAGCCGCATCTGCACCAGATGAGAAGGACCTTTATAAAGAGCAATGCGACCTATTCCTGGATCCGAACGATCCAGAGGTGATTGCCCAGGCAAGACGGGATGGAATCTCGGAAGATTGGATTGAAGCTGCTCAGAATTCTCCGGTTTATAAGCTGGCGATCGAATATAAGCTTGCTTTCCCGCTTCACCCGGAATACCGTACGCTTCCGATGGTCTGGTATGTTCCGCCGCTTAGCCCGATTATGAACTATTTCGAAGGTAAAGACTCTATCAAGAATCCAGACGCGATCTTCTCAGCTATTGAAGAAATGCGGACTCCGATCGAGTATCTGGCTAATCTTCTTACTGCGGGAGATACGGTCACCGTCAAGGAGTCTCTGCAGCGCATGGCTATGATGCGTTCCTATATGCGCTCTAAATCCAGCGGAATGGAATTTGACAACAGCCGGCTTGAGCGGGTTGGATTGACGGCGCAACAGACGGAGGAAATGTACAGACTGCTGGCGATTGCGAAGTATGAAGACCGCTTCGTGATTCCTTCTTCCCATAAAGAGGAGCACATGAATCCTTACCGTGCTCAAGGTTCCGCCGGATTCAATCATGTGATGGGCGATGTTGGTGTGGGGCAGGGCTGCAGCGGTTGTGGCGCGGTTCAGAGCATGAACCAAAGCCCGGTCAAGACGGAGGAATCCGGCAAAGAATTCGGAGAGAATTTCTACGGGGGGATTTGGCGTGATTGA
- the narJ gene encoding nitrate reductase molybdenum cofactor assembly chaperone yields the protein MIDAIDVAQLYEYKNSLGFFSRQLMYPEKLDFHPSMLEEAFDAQHPAYSHVHTYWSEMQNLSMDEIRELYTETYDFDKNCALYMTYFKFEDAKERGQMLAKLKMLYELYGLNMPEGELPDYLPLMCEFFYAAEWRKDPRTPENFKMPIMILEDGTYHLLKSLEKKNSPYVHLIKGLRQTLKACVRQGVHES from the coding sequence GTGATTGATGCGATTGACGTGGCACAGCTGTACGAGTATAAGAACTCACTCGGTTTCTTCTCGCGTCAGCTGATGTATCCTGAGAAGCTGGATTTTCACCCTTCCATGCTGGAAGAGGCTTTTGACGCACAGCATCCGGCCTACTCCCATGTCCATACTTACTGGTCAGAAATGCAGAATCTCAGTATGGATGAAATTCGAGAGCTGTATACAGAGACCTATGATTTCGATAAAAATTGTGCACTTTATATGACTTATTTTAAGTTTGAAGACGCTAAAGAGCGCGGGCAAATGCTGGCAAAGCTCAAGATGCTGTATGAGCTTTACGGGCTTAATATGCCGGAAGGGGAACTCCCGGATTATCTTCCCTTGATGTGTGAATTCTTCTATGCGGCAGAGTGGAGGAAGGACCCGCGCACCCCTGAGAACTTCAAAATGCCGATCATGATTCTGGAGGACGGCACTTATCATCTGCTCAAATCACTTGAGAAGAAGAACAGTCCTTACGTTCATTTGATCAAGGGGCTGCGTCAAACATTAAAGGCCTGTGTAAGACAGGGGGTCCATGAATCATGA
- the narI gene encoding respiratory nitrate reductase subunit gamma — protein sequence MNMLNQFLWVIFPYLCLVIFVVGHIFRYRTDQFNWTAKSSEFIEKKRLMAGSLLFHLGVIPVFFGHVSGLGIPKSWMHALGVSDHLYHIGAVYIGGIFGAMTLIGMLILTARRFTLKNVRRLSSASDLAVNALLLIIVCMGMYATLVTNAVQPEFDYRETISVWFRGLFTLRPDPSLMADVPLSFKLHALMGFAIFAFWPFSRLVHVWSVPLNYIGRSYILYRRHKSN from the coding sequence ATGAATATGTTAAATCAGTTCTTATGGGTTATTTTTCCTTACCTATGCTTAGTTATATTTGTTGTAGGTCATATCTTCCGGTATCGGACAGATCAGTTCAACTGGACGGCTAAATCCAGTGAATTTATTGAGAAAAAGCGGCTTATGGCCGGAAGCCTTCTGTTCCACCTTGGCGTGATTCCGGTATTTTTTGGCCATGTATCCGGTCTTGGCATCCCTAAATCATGGATGCATGCCCTTGGGGTGAGCGACCATCTTTATCATATCGGTGCGGTTTATATTGGCGGTATCTTCGGAGCGATGACACTGATCGGTATGTTAATTCTAACCGCACGGCGTTTTACGCTGAAGAATGTGCGCCGTTTAAGCTCGGCCTCTGATTTGGCTGTCAATGCTCTGCTGCTGATTATCGTCTGCATGGGCATGTATGCTACGCTCGTTACGAATGCGGTTCAACCAGAGTTCGATTACCGGGAGACGATTTCAGTCTGGTTCCGCGGTCTGTTCACGCTTAGACCCGATCCATCGCTGATGGCAGATGTTCCTTTGTCCTTTAAGCTGCATGCGCTGATGGGATTTGCTATTTTTGCTTTCTGGCCATTCAGTCGTCTCGTGCATGTATGGAGTGTTCCATTGAATTATATTGGCAGAAGTTATATTCTGTATAGAAGACATAAATCAAACTAG
- a CDS encoding GAF domain-containing protein, translating to MKNTVAFQRELDLARETFGFDFMALALVESAEHNYVIKWKYASGNKNDRYKRIVLQSGKGIAGMVFKIGKPLLIPSIEQVIGSSSLFNYPIAQSESLKSMGAVPLWNDQRVEGVLLGAFRGENQVTNEQLQAMVELTRTGFRDLNGKEMTTS from the coding sequence ATGAAGAATACGGTGGCATTCCAGAGGGAACTCGACTTGGCTCGGGAAACCTTCGGTTTTGATTTCATGGCACTGGCCCTTGTTGAATCGGCAGAACACAACTATGTCATCAAATGGAAGTATGCTTCCGGCAATAAGAATGATCGCTATAAACGGATTGTGCTCCAATCCGGGAAAGGGATTGCCGGAATGGTATTTAAGATCGGGAAGCCGCTCTTAATTCCTTCTATTGAACAGGTTATAGGTTCAAGCAGCCTGTTTAACTATCCGATCGCTCAATCCGAGAGCTTGAAGAGTATGGGTGCAGTACCGCTGTGGAATGATCAAAGGGTTGAAGGGGTTCTGCTCGGGGCATTCAGAGGCGAGAACCAGGTAACGAATGAACAGCTTCAGGCCATGGTAGAATTGACCCGAACGGGATTCAGAGATTTGAACGGGAAGGAAATGACGACTTCTTGA
- a CDS encoding sensor histidine kinase, with amino-acid sequence MTQTQLDYLIPLLMKLFENSTEAIFFFDRNGKTIAMNPAAEEIVGEDVLIQLYQGKHRALCATCRGYTSDTEAITCLECYFQIPETENLSSFQVYLETKGKGVVPYTASFHTIDPDYGIRVFMLRDLTMQFQTQENLYQNKMMKHVIEAQENERKRISRELHDSVAQELMSAVVDLRVLKYMTQDEQLLKKMKQTEASMTRLLDDIRNLSVELRPPALDDLGLEAAFRSHFKRLERNYGFLIEFTSDLSQKRYRSEVETVIYRVCQEALLNALKYAQVDTVHVSLTDTGEMLYLRVEDEGVGFEPGDKPLGTGMGLYGMQERAELAGGSFSVQSRAGSGTKILLQIPVGNEKGED; translated from the coding sequence ATGACACAGACCCAATTAGATTATCTTATCCCGCTGCTGATGAAGTTGTTTGAGAACAGTACGGAAGCGATATTCTTCTTCGACCGTAATGGAAAGACGATAGCTATGAATCCAGCTGCAGAAGAAATTGTAGGTGAGGATGTGCTTATCCAGCTTTATCAGGGGAAGCATCGCGCCCTATGCGCCACCTGCCGCGGCTATACTAGCGATACAGAGGCTATAACCTGCCTGGAATGCTATTTTCAAATTCCGGAGACGGAGAATCTTAGCTCCTTCCAAGTCTATCTTGAGACAAAAGGGAAGGGGGTTGTTCCCTATACGGCCTCTTTCCATACGATAGATCCTGATTACGGGATCCGTGTGTTTATGCTGCGGGATCTAACGATGCAGTTTCAGACTCAGGAGAATTTGTATCAGAACAAGATGATGAAGCATGTTATCGAGGCACAGGAGAACGAACGCAAACGTATCTCCCGCGAGCTGCACGACAGTGTTGCCCAAGAGCTGATGAGCGCAGTTGTCGATCTTCGGGTGCTAAAGTATATGACCCAGGATGAGCAGCTGCTGAAGAAGATGAAGCAGACCGAGGCTTCTATGACCCGCCTGCTTGACGATATCCGGAACCTGTCTGTTGAACTGCGTCCTCCTGCCCTTGATGATCTCGGATTGGAAGCAGCATTCCGCTCGCATTTCAAGAGACTTGAACGGAATTATGGGTTCTTAATCGAATTTACCTCAGATCTGTCACAGAAGCGGTATAGGAGCGAAGTGGAGACGGTGATTTATCGGGTCTGCCAGGAAGCATTATTAAACGCGCTCAAATATGCACAGGTTGATACGGTTCATGTCTCGTTAACAGATACGGGTGAAATGCTGTATTTGCGGGTTGAAGACGAAGGTGTGGGCTTTGAGCCTGGAGACAAGCCGCTTGGAACGGGTATGGGGCTATATGGAATGCAGGAACGGGCAGAATTGGCTGGCGGAAGCTTCAGCGTTCAGTCCAGGGCTGGCTCCGGAACCAAGATCCTTTTGCAGATTCCAGTCGGAAATGAAAAAGGAGAGGACTAA
- a CDS encoding response regulator — translation MQIVIADDHAIVRSGFSMILNFQEDMEVIGTAADGMEAYTVTAKCRPDILIMDLSMPPGESGLIATGKIKEDFPDTKILILTMHDDEDYLFHVLKSGASGYVLKNAPDEELLLAIRTIYSGGTYIHPKMATSLVREFINKDKDKPSHSDDPFELLSKRELEILPLIAKGYGNKEIAEMLFVSVKTVEAHKAKIMEKLQFKNRPELVEYALKKKLLDF, via the coding sequence ATACAAATTGTAATTGCAGATGACCACGCAATCGTACGCAGCGGATTTTCGATGATCCTGAACTTTCAAGAGGATATGGAGGTCATCGGGACGGCTGCAGACGGCATGGAGGCTTATACAGTGACGGCCAAATGTCGTCCGGATATTCTGATTATGGACCTCAGCATGCCGCCGGGAGAAAGCGGGCTGATTGCTACCGGCAAGATTAAGGAGGATTTCCCGGATACCAAGATTCTGATCTTGACGATGCATGATGACGAAGACTACTTGTTCCATGTCTTGAAGAGTGGCGCATCCGGTTATGTGCTGAAGAATGCTCCGGACGAGGAGCTTCTGCTTGCGATCCGAACCATTTACAGCGGCGGAACCTATATTCACCCGAAAATGGCGACCTCACTGGTCCGCGAATTTATCAATAAGGATAAGGATAAACCCTCCCACTCGGATGACCCATTCGAGCTCTTATCTAAGCGGGAGCTGGAGATTCTTCCGTTGATCGCTAAGGGGTATGGGAATAAGGAGATTGCGGAGATGTTGTTTGTTTCTGTGAAAACTGTTGAAGCTCATAAGGCTAAAATTATGGAGAAGCTGCAATTTAAGAACCGGCCGGAGCTGGTGGAATATGCGCTTAAGAAAAAATTGCTTGATTTTTGA
- a CDS encoding MFS transporter has translation MSLLARNRFAIPILMFNILLVFTGIGLVIPVMPTFMNELHLNGSFLGFMVAAFSLSQLLFSPLAGKLSDSIGRKKNIIAGIVLFALSEWLFGVASHPVLLFLARIVGGIGSALVMPSVMAYVADMTNNEERAKGMGLINAAITTGFVIGPGIGGYLAEYGIRVPFYTAGIAGAFAAIITLFVLPDSKPEQHAPEDSLAAANEKKPGIFNQLMLVYREPYFISLIIVLVASFGLANFETVFSLFMDHKFSYTPKDIAFIITFTSIAGAVVQLTAFGWLLNTFGEGKIIKLTLLTAAVFTLLVLFANSYWTVLAVTFVLFLSIDILRPAIGTYMSKLAGQQQGYIAGLNSSFTSMGNILGPLIAGVLFDINITFPYITASIVIFISFVLALKSMLGREELSKSRLK, from the coding sequence ATGTCATTATTAGCTCGTAATCGCTTCGCAATTCCAATTCTTATGTTTAATATCCTGCTTGTGTTTACAGGTATTGGGCTTGTCATTCCAGTAATGCCCACCTTCATGAATGAACTGCATCTGAACGGCAGCTTCCTCGGTTTTATGGTCGCCGCTTTTTCTTTAAGCCAGCTGTTATTTTCTCCCTTAGCAGGTAAGCTTTCAGACTCCATTGGACGCAAGAAGAATATCATAGCAGGTATTGTTCTCTTTGCTCTATCTGAATGGCTCTTCGGAGTTGCTAGTCATCCGGTCCTTCTCTTCCTTGCCCGAATCGTAGGTGGAATTGGCTCTGCGCTGGTTATGCCGTCAGTCATGGCTTATGTGGCCGATATGACAAACAATGAAGAGCGTGCTAAAGGTATGGGCCTTATTAATGCAGCAATTACTACAGGCTTCGTGATTGGTCCCGGTATTGGTGGTTACCTAGCAGAATACGGAATCCGAGTCCCCTTCTATACCGCTGGAATAGCTGGTGCCTTCGCGGCAATCATCACCTTGTTTGTGCTGCCTGATTCCAAGCCCGAACAGCATGCTCCGGAGGATTCCCTTGCTGCAGCGAATGAGAAGAAACCAGGAATCTTCAATCAACTGATGTTAGTCTACCGGGAGCCCTATTTTATAAGCCTGATTATTGTCCTGGTAGCCTCTTTTGGACTGGCTAACTTTGAAACGGTATTTAGTCTCTTCATGGATCATAAGTTCTCTTATACACCTAAAGATATTGCCTTTATCATCACCTTCACCTCGATTGCAGGGGCAGTTGTACAGTTAACAGCTTTCGGCTGGCTGCTTAACACGTTTGGAGAAGGCAAGATCATCAAGTTAACTTTGCTTACGGCAGCCGTATTCACATTACTTGTACTGTTTGCAAATAGTTACTGGACCGTATTAGCTGTAACCTTTGTCCTGTTCTTATCAATTGATATTCTTCGTCCGGCTATTGGAACATATATGTCCAAGCTCGCCGGCCAGCAGCAAGGGTACATTGCCGGATTAAATTCGTCATTCACAAGCATGGGGAACATCCTAGGGCCCCTAATTGCGGGTGTGTTATTCGATATTAATATTACCTTCCCTTATATCACGGCCAGCATAGTTATTTTTATCAGCTTTGTTCTTGCTCTCAAGAGTATGCTTGGCCGCGAAGAACTTAGTAAGAGTCGTCTGAAGTAA
- a CDS encoding TetR/AcrR family transcriptional regulator yields MNKKQLLANQTKNKIAAAAKTLFAQKGYKGTSIEDIVAATNCSKGNIYYHFKSKEGLFLHLLEEWDIEWEQQWYEKEAKYASTRDKLFALAELLIEDDFNHPLTKAADEFLYIEDKTGDVDKRYTEMLMSHVEFYKKLLQEGINQGEIKSGYDVSHLAILLEGLWLGLTQIAKRTIELSEALAMYRTAIRVILDGIFNEDSRQS; encoded by the coding sequence ATGAATAAAAAACAGCTTCTTGCCAACCAAACCAAAAATAAAATTGCAGCTGCGGCCAAGACTCTTTTTGCTCAAAAGGGCTACAAAGGGACCTCTATTGAGGATATTGTTGCGGCTACGAACTGCAGTAAGGGAAATATCTACTATCATTTCAAAAGCAAAGAAGGTCTCTTCCTGCACCTGCTTGAGGAATGGGACATAGAGTGGGAACAACAATGGTATGAGAAGGAAGCCAAATACGCGTCCACTCGGGATAAGCTATTCGCCCTAGCCGAGCTGCTGATAGAAGACGACTTTAACCATCCTCTAACCAAAGCTGCCGACGAGTTTCTTTATATTGAAGATAAAACCGGGGATGTTGATAAACGCTATACAGAAATGCTAATGAGCCATGTTGAGTTCTATAAGAAACTCCTCCAGGAAGGAATCAACCAAGGTGAAATTAAGAGTGGGTATGATGTGAGCCATCTCGCCATTCTATTAGAAGGATTATGGCTTGGTCTCACCCAGATCGCCAAGCGCACGATTGAGCTCAGTGAGGCGTTGGCTATGTATAGAACAGCAATCCGAGTGATCTTGGATGGTATTTTTAATGAGGATTCAAGGCAATCCTAA
- a CDS encoding nitrate/nitrite transporter yields MIRKMQLPLQTLNLIVGFAIWVIISSLMPFITDDIQIPASKLSMVTAIPVVLGSVLRIPLGYYANIFGARIIFLVSFVLLLFPVYYISEASSLTDLIIGGLFLGIGGAVFSVGVTSLPKYYPKEKHGLVNGVYGMGNIGTAVTTFSAPIIAKQIGWAPTVKLYLILLLVFIVLNLFLGDRKEVKVKTPIIEQMKGVYKNQKLWFFSLFYFITFGSFVAFTVYLPNFLVSNFELDKVDAGMRTAGFIAVATFLRPVGGWLADRFQPLFLLMGTFATYTLAAILLAFSPSIGLYSVGSLAIAVCAGIGNGVIFKLVPFYFNKQAGVVNGIVSMMGGLGGFFPPIMLSAIHSATGQYAIGFMLLSQVALASLVLVVWMYYQDRLSLQSEVFNSTGQGVLVTDISGTIMAVNPAFCQLTGYSEEEVVGEKPSVLKSGRQPKEFYNQMWAEIKEKGIWQGEIWNKRKNGQQYLQWLTISAVKDETGEDVRYVGTFNDITGEKSKKTVQGRSS; encoded by the coding sequence ATGATTAGAAAAATGCAGCTGCCTCTGCAAACTTTGAATCTGATCGTCGGATTTGCGATCTGGGTGATTATCTCATCCTTGATGCCCTTTATTACGGATGACATTCAGATTCCTGCAAGCAAATTATCCATGGTGACGGCCATACCTGTGGTCCTTGGCTCTGTTTTACGAATTCCGTTAGGTTATTACGCTAACATTTTTGGAGCAAGAATCATATTTTTGGTCAGCTTTGTCCTCCTGCTGTTCCCCGTTTATTACATAAGTGAGGCTTCAAGCTTGACTGATCTCATCATCGGGGGGTTGTTCCTCGGGATCGGCGGGGCGGTGTTCTCCGTTGGTGTTACCTCGCTTCCCAAATACTATCCTAAAGAGAAGCATGGTTTGGTTAACGGTGTGTACGGTATGGGGAATATCGGAACTGCGGTTACAACCTTCTCAGCACCGATCATAGCTAAACAAATTGGATGGGCTCCTACAGTCAAGCTGTATCTGATTCTCCTGCTGGTCTTCATCGTGCTGAACCTCTTCTTGGGAGACCGTAAAGAGGTCAAGGTCAAAACGCCGATTATCGAACAGATGAAGGGTGTATATAAGAATCAAAAGCTGTGGTTCTTCTCGCTCTTCTATTTCATTACTTTTGGTTCCTTTGTAGCGTTTACGGTATATCTGCCAAACTTCCTCGTTTCGAATTTTGAACTGGATAAAGTGGATGCTGGTATGCGGACGGCAGGCTTTATCGCGGTCGCCACTTTCCTTAGACCAGTAGGCGGATGGCTGGCAGACCGCTTTCAGCCTTTGTTTCTTCTTATGGGGACATTTGCCACTTATACTTTGGCGGCTATTCTCCTGGCCTTCTCGCCATCCATTGGTCTATATTCGGTAGGAAGCCTGGCTATTGCTGTGTGTGCAGGTATCGGAAACGGGGTTATCTTCAAGCTCGTTCCATTCTATTTCAACAAGCAAGCCGGCGTGGTGAACGGGATTGTCTCTATGATGGGCGGTCTTGGCGGCTTCTTCCCGCCTATTATGTTATCGGCGATTCATAGTGCAACCGGTCAATATGCCATCGGATTTATGCTCTTGTCCCAGGTAGCGCTCGCCAGCCTGGTGCTGGTGGTCTGGATGTACTATCAAGACCGCTTATCCCTGCAATCCGAGGTCTTTAACTCGACAGGACAGGGAGTTCTCGTTACAGACATTTCCGGCACGATTATGGCGGTGAACCCTGCGTTCTGTCAGCTTACAGGCTATTCGGAGGAAGAAGTGGTAGGAGAGAAGCCAAGCGTACTCAAATCCGGACGCCAGCCTAAAGAGTTCTATAATCAGATGTGGGCGGAAATTAAGGAGAAGGGCATTTGGCAGGGAGAGATCTGGAACAAACGTAAGAATGGTCAGCAGTATTTACAGTGGCTAACTATTAGTGCGGTGAAGGATGAGACGGGAGAAGACGTCCGCTATGTAGGCACGTTCAATGATATTACAGGGGAGAAGTCTAAGAAAACTGTACAGGGAAGAAGCTCTTGA
- the moaA gene encoding GTP 3',8-cyclase MoaA, which produces MTRDIIEDQHHRPVRDLRISVTDRCNFRCTYCMPKELFGDDYAFLPKDKLLTFEEIHRLTRLFVSLGAKKVRLTGGEPLLRRGLPDLVVSLLAIEGVEDIGLTTNGLLLGQQARSLYDAGLRRLNVSLDALDPELFGRINGRGIKPDVILKNIEHAQAIGFDIKVNMVVQKNVNDCEMLPMAVYFKKRGISLRFIEFMDVGNDNGWSFKKVVTKQEMIERLRKVYELEPVEQGYFGEVAKRYRYLDGGAEVGFISSVSESFCSSCTRARLSSEGKMYTCLFASTGYDLRDMLRSGADDEALRTAIRQVWERRSDRYSDERTEQSAQRKKIGMSYIGG; this is translated from the coding sequence ATGACTAGAGATATCATAGAGGATCAGCATCATCGGCCTGTTCGGGATTTAAGAATATCTGTGACGGATCGCTGTAATTTTCGCTGCACTTATTGCATGCCGAAGGAGCTGTTTGGTGATGACTATGCGTTTCTCCCCAAGGACAAGCTGCTGACATTCGAAGAGATTCACCGGCTCACCAGGCTCTTCGTATCTCTGGGCGCGAAGAAAGTTCGCTTAACCGGCGGTGAACCGCTGCTAAGGCGCGGCCTCCCAGATTTGGTTGTGTCCCTGCTAGCCATTGAGGGTGTCGAGGATATAGGCTTAACAACCAATGGACTGCTTCTTGGACAGCAGGCACGCTCGTTATATGATGCAGGGCTTCGCCGGCTCAATGTCAGCTTGGATGCCCTGGACCCTGAGTTGTTCGGAAGAATAAACGGCCGCGGCATTAAGCCTGACGTGATCTTGAAGAACATTGAGCATGCCCAGGCCATTGGCTTTGATATAAAAGTGAATATGGTTGTGCAAAAGAACGTGAACGATTGCGAAATGCTGCCGATGGCTGTTTATTTCAAGAAGAGAGGCATTTCCCTAAGATTTATTGAATTCATGGACGTCGGCAATGACAATGGCTGGAGCTTTAAGAAAGTAGTAACCAAGCAAGAAATGATTGAGCGCTTGCGTAAGGTATACGAGTTGGAGCCTGTGGAACAAGGCTATTTCGGTGAGGTTGCGAAACGGTATCGGTATTTGGATGGAGGAGCCGAGGTAGGGTTCATCAGCTCGGTCTCCGAGTCGTTCTGTTCATCCTGCACCCGGGCTAGATTGTCTTCAGAAGGGAAAATGTATACTTGCTTGTTCGCGTCCACAGGCTATGACTTACGCGATATGCTTCGCAGTGGAGCCGACGATGAAGCGTTACGTACTGCCATTAGGCAGGTTTGGGAGCGAAGAAGCGACCGTTATTCTGATGAGCGTACAGAGCAATCGGCTCAGAGAAAGAAGATCGGCATGTCTTATATAGGCGGATAG